The Venturia canescens isolate UGA chromosome 7, ASM1945775v1, whole genome shotgun sequence genome segment GCTTCTATCGATCGACCCTTCGAAGCAGCACGGTGTATGTCATCTCTACTGCCTCAATAAAATAACCGTATCTCTTGGACAGGTTTTTTCGCCGGAGTATTCATTCGCCGCTCGGCTCGATCCCCTTCCCTGATCTTCCCCTCCCggctgagaaaaaatttagcGAAATTGTGCAGTGGAAAAGGCGAGCTGCTCGCGGAGGCGACGCCAACGACGATGCGAATTCGACGACAGTCGCTGCTTGGAGAATTCATCGTTCGGGTTCGCATGCGGAGCTTCGCGAGAAAGCTCACATCTGCCGCCGGTACGTCTATTTTTAACGGAATAATAATTCACACCGGTTGCTGCTATCGGAAACTATCCAATGTGGGACATTGTAAACAAACGTAAGTCCTTGATCAACAGATGCGCTCCGGTGTCTCCCGACGCGCGCGagctattttaataaaaattgtgagaACTCGTAACTGGACGAGCTCTGCCGCCTCTCTCAATGCAGCCCCGATACgacgtttttattattatttcactcGCCGAGTGAATTCAACGCGGAAACGAGTCGAGTCAACAAAAATCTCGAGCCAATTCACCAACGGAgtgtcagttttttatttattttcctttcaacAGACGACGATCGATCGAAGGAATTCGGAGCTACGATGACGAGCATTAATATTCGAGGTTTTGTGagcttttatttcattctcaaTGCTCCCCTGTGACACGGACGAAAAAGCACTTTTGTTTGCGTTGGGCACACAGCTTTCACGGGAATTTACGGGAAATTCTAGTCGACTAACTCGACGTCACTCTTTACACTCGTCGAAGCTACTCACCCATATTTTTCCTCAGGATGACCAGTTAAATACAGATAtagtttaaataaataatcgctTTGTTTCTTTCCTCCTTTCGCTTCGTACgcgtgtataaaaaaaattctgtttacCTTGATTAGTGAAATAGTTGAGTCATATATACGTGGTCACGAATATACTTCGGTGCTCCCGTTACACTCACTTTTTCTGGATATTTAATGTTTAGGGTGAATGTTAGAGTCATGGTTTGCTCATATATATTTACGAGTTACAAGTCCATCGGTTCTGAAAGTTATTTTTCGTGTCGTCGAAACCATAAGTTATGGCCACGTCTCGCATCAAGTTTCATAAATGAGCTGCTACGCTACAAAGTTTATTAGAATGTCgaaagaacgtttttttttttatcaactttaTTATTTTGGCCATGGACGTAAGGAAAACGCGCCGCTGCAAACGATTGTTGGAAAGTTCTTCGAGAAATTGACACTTTTTATGGATGCAACAGCTTCAAATAAAGGTCATACGTGAATACGATATCATCACACTTGGCAATCGCGCAAGGACACTTCGCAACAGTTTTGCAAAAACGAAATACAAAAGTTTTGCTGTTTTAAATGGTtacttttcatactttttttacattattttgaTCTTTATGCCAGAGACTTTAGTGTTTTTATAATAGAGTCATTATCGACACTATAGTTACGATTCTTCGGACTCTCGCTCGGAATTTAGGGTTATGAGAGGAATCTGCAGACTCGGCCGAGTTCAACGGTGCCGTTCCAGGGTTCCCACGGTGACCGCTGCGCAAGAAGCGCTTCTCCTTATTTTCCCTTGATTTTCCCGTTGTTTCCCCCACCCCAGCCCTCGTTCAGTCAGCCGGTCAAATTGACAGGGAAACGACGAACGAACGATTCGATTTTATCTTGACACTTCGTGAGTAATTTAAATTGGACCCGGCTCGTCGATTAATTGACGGGCAGTCTGTGAGAGGTTGAATTTATACCGCAATTTTGTTCAAAATTAGTAGAGAATCGTCAGAATGGGCAAACGCTACTATTGCGATTATTGCGAACGTTCGTTTAAGGACGATGCGGaagcgaggaaaaaacatttgtccaGTCTCCAACACGTTAAAAATCGGGCTGATCACTACAACTTGTTCAAAGGTAAAATAAAGATTGTTTTTATACTCGATAGTCCACGCTTCGCTTAACAATGAAACGAAAACAATGTTTCTTCCATTTGTTTTAGAACCTGCTATTATTTTGAGAGAGGAAAGTATGAAATCACCTTGCAAAAGGTTTATCAATTCAGGCGAATGCGCTTTCGGATACGGttgcaaattttcacattacaGCCCAGCTGAGATATGGCACTTGAGACACTTGGGTGAATAACCGCATAAAAGATCAATCAAATATATACGACCACGCGACGTAATTTATGTCAACGACCCCCTTTTTTCAGTCgctcaaaaaaatgatgaaaaattgcatCGGTTTTCCGGGTCCCGATACGGGCCAAATCCGAAAGAAATATTGGACGAATTTTTTCGCGATCCAGTATCGAGCGACAACACAGAAAAACTCGATTATCCAACGTGGAGTGTCGTGCCCGAGTTGCAGAATTGTATGAATCTTCCTCCATCTTTGTGGCCGATAAGTCCGGAAACTGTCACAGATTCGGATTTTGGAAAATGGGGTTTTTAACGCCGCCCTTCGGCCCGCAAACTTATCTCTCTCATTACAGAAtcaaaatattgtaaataaaaGACTGTTCTTACGATTGTGAGACTTTGcaatgttattttttctcgaggTCGAAGAGAGTATGAACTTGTTGCAGCTTCCTACTGAAATCCGGTTGATGGCGCCAGGCGTGCACCGGTTGGCGCCTCCTACCGACGGTTACGTGTACTAAGAAAACAAAACACAAATCAGACGAAacgaatagaaaaatatttacttgcgagatttttccaaagaaaaatcaaagtcCATTCAAAATTGGAATGTGTGACGTCTTTCTTCGGTAGAAAATAGCAATAGTGAAAGATTCATATCCAGGAAAACAAAACACTTCGTTTAAATAGGGACGTGCATTAGAAGGGAGCAAGAGTCAACAAAATGAAAGATTTTCGGTAAAAATTTTGcatcccccctcccccctccaACTACGGAAACTGGAAGTCCCAAACAAAAAGCAGGCAAATGTGTGCCATATGTAAGAGCACAAAGACGTGAGCCACAGCCGTGAGGTAGCACCACGATCAACGCGCTCGTTCGTAGCCGATCGTAGTCGACCGAGGACGACCGGGAGTCGCGCGAGCGAGCAAGGGGCCGGCATTGTGCCATTAGGTAGTCGAGTTTGAGAGTAGTTGGGTAAACGCGCGGGGCGCACACACAGATTCGTGGCCGTTGGTACTTCACCACCGGAATTCTGCGCTTCTGCGACGCGTCGggccttgtttttttttagttttcttttttatttcatcaccACGATTCGTTCcacgtgaaaaatcgtttgagcAATGTTTCTACCGAATCGTTACGAACACGAGACAAACGCCGGATCGGTTTTTGGACCGTTCGGGTACGTTGGGAGGATGCGTCAGTTGTAGAGCGATTATGCCGCTTTTTTCTACATCGTCCGCGTGGTGTTTGTGTCGTTATCGCGTGATCGGGATAACACTGTGCTGCGCGCTTTAAATGTACGATATACGTAAATAGGCATTATATATTGAACGCGTAACGATATCTTCTCCACGAAGGAGTTTACGCCGCTGCACGTAATACATACGCCGACTTCTCCAACGTAACGAACTCCGCTCGCTGCTTCGGTAAGTTTTGAACAATACTTTTTGATAACTCTCTATTTTTAGGTTACCGCTCGAATTTTTTGTACCGATTCCCTGTCCGTCCTTCTCCCCTTGAGTACGTAAATACAGCTTAGAACAGTGAATCATCGAAATAGCAGGGTATCGAATTACGGTTAAAAATATTGGCAAAAAAGCGAGTTGAGTCGATGTTTTTGACAACAATCACACACGTGAGGAAGTATAAAAAAACCTCGCGTCCGATTAGTCCGGCTTTCGTTTATCATTGGAATCGCATTTTTTCCCCAAATAAATGCATGCACGATTGGCTCGATCGACGCCCACGCcctaaatcgctttccgagatcagcttttgacacttttttcGCCACTCGGGCTTCGGCCTCTGTCAAAAAAGGTGTGAACCATTTCTTTTAGCTCTGACGTGTGTTTCTCGCCGCGAAACAAAAAAGCCACTTCGCGTAGAGTGTATAAAAGAGTCGCGAGTGTGATACGTGGCCGCTACTCAATCgaaacgtcgaaaattttcgagcgACAATTATCGTCGCGTTGCTGTCAAACTCTGCTCGCTTTTcgcacgttttttcatcgatctaTTGAGAGGAAATCGACGCGGGTGGATCATGATATTGGGTCAGGCGCGTAGACgctgtaaaaataaaataaatgcataaacaaaaaacgagGCAAGGCCGAAACCGGTCGACAAGGTCGTTTAACTCGTTTCTTGCTCGACGAGACGACGCCGGATACGCGACGATTCTCTCTCCTCGATCTCGATTACGAAACTTTTATTCTCTATTCGGGAGAGGGGAATAATGACGGAGCATAAAAATCCAATcagctcgaattttttcttccttcacgAGGCTACTCGTTACCTTCCGCTTCGATCGTTTTTCActcgaaaataatgatttacGAACTACTCGGAAATTTGGTAGGGTCACAGCCGTGGATCACGTAAACTTTATTCGTAGCCCTCGACGGCGTATCTTATCGCGTATTGCTCAGTACCGTACGCGTATCATCTTTTATCTCTACCTCGAATCGCCGTGTCAATTTACTCGAGCTCTCCCGCGTCCGTACGACGTTACGGCGCCATCGAAATCATCGCGTTCTCGTTCGCGCTTTTTATTGTGAATTAAAAAACGACGATCGCGTGTGACTCTGTTTCTCGAGTCGTTGAAAATGGTATCAAGTGCTTCGATGCTCGAAGCATTTTATTCTGACAAACGTCGTACGCGGCTCATAGGAACGAACGAAGGGGTAGCAGGAAATATTTACGATTAtcgtgaatttttaaatattctatttttcttttctctcaccCAGAAAGACTCTTGAAATTCTGTCCGAGTTTCGCCGAGGCTCAGAATTCATAGTTTCTTGATATTGTCACACGTAACGAGCCGCCAAAAAATTTGCGACGCCGGAAACTTTTCCGAGGGAAAAAACTATAAGAGCGAATATTTCGATCTTATGAAACGAAAACATCAACGACTCGTGCCTTCCCGCGTGGCCAGATCCAAACGGAATACAAATCCTCATGAAAACACTGACGAATATTTTCCCCAGGATCAAAAGTGAACTAAATTCcaatcgaaataaatttcaatctcaataataaaaatatgaaattcgcGGTTCAGTGAAAGGTCAAGGACTGACTCGAAAATGTCAATCTGCCTAAAATACAGCAACAATCGCTTCGACGTTTCGTCCCACGAGCAACGTCGTCcatcgaaaaaactttttcctccAAGCCCCTCGAATCGAGAATTCGAATTTCTGTTCGATCACGCCCgaaataattgtaaaaaagcatgaaatttCCAACCGTTCGATCCTTCAcgaaaatcactttttcaaatgtctcTCCCATCGGACTGAAATTGACGTAAATTTTTCATGCGCCAATTCAATCGAGCCCAAGCCTCTTTTAAGTCCCGCGATAAAAATCGGTGCGAAGTTGTTTGAGACGAGCCAGAGCCTCGCTGCGTCGTGCGTGTACTCGTCGAAAGAGTCATTGAGCTCTCGATTAAAGCAAAGAAGGAAGGGGGCGGCGGAGGAGAGGATCGGTGCGTATATGTGAAAGGAGCTAACGCATGCGAGCGACACAAACGATTGGCTGTTGGTGTTGCGCTGTAACTACTCTATCGCACCATCTGGATACCGCGTGCCAACGCAATTACGAGCGAGCGTTTCTTCGATATACTTGGCACTTGCCCCGAAAACCTTACGCCGGGCAGAACGACGCGCGCTTCTCACATAATAATTATTGGTGGAGGAAGGAGAAGACTTGGCTGCGGAGATCCTTGACGATGAGTTATTTATTCCGTTTGGATGCTTCGCGTCAGCGACTAAAATTCGAATCGTTTATAAGGGAGACGTCGATTCGACGAAGTCCAAtcattttcactctttttttttcttcactctctttttGTTTCTCCCCCTTCCCTCATCTCTCCCGATCTAATTTACTTTCCCAACTCGTCGAGGCTCGCGCGCGGACTCGACTCGAGGAAAACGACGTTCGAGATACGATGACTAACGCGATGATTCGATAACCGCGTATTTTCCTCCGCGTATCGGAGCTGCCCCGGCGTTTCGACGACTCGCTGTTTCGCATCCTTCGGAACCCAGCTATTTTCCTCCTTTCGCCCCGGAGCATATCTAACCTCGGTTATAAACATCGGCTCGCGAAGCTTCTCATTTAAAcctctaaaaatttcatttcactaTGGAATCTCAATTGTTCACACATTTTTCTGCTATTCAAACGCGATGCAAATTTCTCGTGGACATTCCGTCCTTCGAGAACTCGCGCGCCCGATGACGTCGAGATAATTATTACGTAACGTCGAAGTCCGTTCACAACGCAGCGGGATTGCTCCCCTCATGCCTCACTTTTTAAGGGCTTTTCCGTGAAAAAGATGAAACGTCACAatttaaagaatttattttAGACACTGCTTGCAATAGCAAATCAATTTTGTCGATCGTCACATCGCAGTACAATGTATGAACAATATTTCGGGAATTTTGAATATCCGAACATCAACGATTGACTCGATGGCAGCGAATCTTCAGAGGCACTCGAGAAAAAAGCTGGCCAACGGTGCGAACAGTGCGAATCGAAATCTACTCGACCGATCCTTCTGAAATTTGGCATGGTATTTGCCTACACAATTGTCCGGGGATTTGCGAgaggactttttttttcgattttttgcattttttgttacacttggaagtgaaaacactgaTTTTCGCCTTAAAAATGAGGCTTTTTGTTgttgtaaaattaataattatgaaaaattgggaaaatgCTCTCGCTGATAGCTGGTCAATTGGGTGGGGAAGTAACCTGCCAAATTTCGAAAGGATCGCGGTCGAGCAGATTTCGATTTGCACTGTTCACTGCGgtggaaaactttttttccaagtGCCTGAGCTGTCATCGGGTCAATTATTGATATTCGAGttttaaaaactcaggaaatcttGTTTATATGTTGTATCATGATGTCACGATCAGTGAAATAGATTTGTGTTGTCTGGAGCGTCTAAAAAAatgcttgaattttttttcaccgaactGACGTTGCCCCGCTCTTAAATTTTCTGCTTTTTTACTCatacgaaattgaattttaagaACAACCGAAAGAGAATCAAATTCAAGAGCGCTTTTCTCACTAATTTTCGTAATTGTCGCGccttctttcttctctctcgagAAAGAGATTCGATAACGGGGGGACTCGCGGGATATTCGTTCTCGAAAGAATGTGTTTACGTCGGGAGTGGAGCAAAGGGCCTGGAATAAAAGTAAATGCTATTCTCGTCCAGCGAGGGCCTCTGGAACTGTCGCAACGACACGGGAagcgtttttgttttcttttttccctccccctctccttctctctctttttttctcccgaGAACGCGCTACGTTTACATCAGCGGCTCTCCCTTCGCTCGTCCACGTGCCGTCCAAATCCAGAATCCCCGGAGTACGTCGAATCGTATTTCAGTGGCCTCCCAAAGAATTATCTTCGATGATGTTAACACGAAAAACATACGAATCGAGAGATTACACGGGATTCACAGATTTAAGAGCGAATttaaagtttcgaaaaaactaaaattacGTTCCGATCAGTCCCATCGTTCTTAcggattaaggagtttcggtacaaaagtctaaatattaagaaattgatcaaatttggtgattatgttcttcaacatcaagtacaagaacacaaattttttcaaaattttcttctacttagttatcgagtaattacgcattaacggagatttcttatgcccggaatgtatacctatatatacgaAAACGCCATGCTTATACacatgaactttagtgatcaattactcgataactgtgtagaagaaaaatcttaaaaaatttgtattgtcaaatttggcactaaagaatatgttgactaaattttataaaattctgaactttttgaaattttttatgtttttagcatggtttagcatggcaacattgtatcgcctgtaccgaaactccttaaagtagttcggccgttcgataaagtacggtgaaggtctactttttttttgcggtaaatgatagtttaaggatatattgcacaggcgatacaatgttgccatgctaaaccatgctaaaaacgtaaaaaaattcaaaatgatcagaattttataaaatttggtgaacatattctttagtgccaaatttgacaatacaaattttttaagatttttcttctgtacagttatcgagtaattgatcactaaagttcacgtgtataagcatagcgtttccatatatataggtatacattccgggcataagaaatctgctttaatgcgtaattactcgataactaaacagaagaaaattttgaaaaaatttgtgttttcgcacttgatgttgaagaacattatcaccaaatttgatcaatttctagttatttcgacttttgtatcattcatcctTAACGATAACGATGGGCACAGTTCCGGGACCTCTTACggggaaaaattttgaattatttcatttataataTTGAGTTTTTAACATGGTATCCTAATATGggagaactcacaataatattaattgtgaaaaaattgtacggtgttggagcttcggaaaagtttctatcgtgaagaaaatttatcacagattctatttctttaaaaaaaacattaccttacggggcttttaagaaagaaaacatgagaaaacttgagtttttgacgcgtcgaaaCCGGATGCCAGTcattacgttggactgctggtaacagctgattgaacttcgagcaaattcgggaatcgcgggaatttcatcaaatttatttttgagactaaATCACCTGCTTTTATTTGTccagtagcttcgctttttttcataaattgaccattcctttttctcggtgccgtaacaccgatataaactttctttcgcacaataaaaatgttctctaggttatgtgtatttcaagTGTCACCGGTATCGACTCGATCACTAACTATAGTCAAGTAggagtataaattttatcttttatggtatttttaaagcattttattacatttttatgataaaaatattctcaatgtaagtatttattaatttgattaataatttagacttaaaattaatcaacatGAAGTGGTTGCAAACTTgattggaaagaagaattcatgccgaagctgtcaaaataATCGTTACGAGTTGTCGAATAATCGTTacaattgaacgaaaaaaacatttgtaattcgccaattttttatttaacgaataattgcagaattacTGGAGTTATCGGAGAGTTTTTTCGGCGTCGTATAGAATGAatggttttgaaattgaacGAATTAACTAGCGAAGATTTTTTGTGGTCGTTTTCACCGTGCAAAAAATGGACTCTCCATCGATTGCGCtttgaagataaaaaacaaaGTCCACCTTCCCGAAGGGGTTTGTTCcacataaatatttataaatcacGTCTGCGTGCGCTCGATTTGCGTGCCGCACGGTACTGCTGTACCAAGAGTGAGCGCGCGTGCCGCTACGTCCGGTCTCGTCGTTCCCTGCCTAACGACATCCGCTCTAGAGAAGCGATCGATCCACGGGATATTTCTGATCAGGAATACAAatattattgcaaaattcGAGTGAGGTTCCTCGCGAACGTCCGGTTCTTATCGTCCGGAGTTTAAATATCTCTGGTTACTTCTCACAGTAACAAGAGACGATGAGATAAGTGAAGAATCGCTCGCGACGAATTCCGCCAACGAGAGAGAGCAGCTTTTCCTCGTGCTGCTATGGGTTCGAGCGAATCCCTCCCCGTTATCGTATCGCGTGACGCTCGGTCGTGCGAAAATTTCTCGCTCTCGTGCAAACTCTTCGCTTCTGTGTGACCGAAAAGGGCTTTGCAATTTTTCTCTTGAAAAATCATCGCGtgtcattttaaaattcattctttATTCGCGGGTGTTTAACGGATTATGAATTGAGAAGATAATTGACGCCGTTAGAATTTGCGTTGTTGGGACAAcgtcaaaaaaaatgatctctGACGCTTATCCTCGTCTTTTCAACTCCATCCAAACGGTTCTCGGAAACTTTCTAGAGTTGCAACTCCCTTAATATCAGCCGAACATCCCGAACCCGTAAAACCGGGAACCAAATCTCGTgcaatattcaaatattttcgtcgTCACAACGAAACTTTATTGAAAGGATTGTTGGCTGGATGAAATTCTTCGTTGCAcgttttcaacaaaatatttcgatgtCTCGGAAGAATTTCATTCCGCAGCAACATTAAGGTTAATTTTATCGCTCTCGGAGCTTCCACTAACAaaatcatgcgttacttgtgattaaGCAACCGAACTTTTGCTCTTTTGATGATCAAAGGAACgcgatttaaatttattttcgcaattattaaaattacgtGTTACTTACTTGTTGATATTGATTAACTTTTAATACAACGATACCCgtttaaatactttcgtagtaaaatcgtcaagcaaaatgtgacaacagccattttctatttatatgcgcaCGCATacctatattttaaaccagccgGCTCCAGGGTGTTGCCGTTTGtctcgttattactcgttaacctcgaGTAAGTGTTTCTTTcattccattcccaagtgattttcaccgggaACAAGGCTTCCTCAAGACATTGATATCctaaaaacatttgtttttcttattctcgttgttggctctttaaagttgggaggTTCCTATTTCATGAAATCCAAATGGTCGCACAGCAAGAGTTCCTGCCGTAAGAGCGCGTgccccttaaaaaaatgtgattttcgttaattgttttctcgacgttTGGATGGTAGgtcctataataattccgggaatagatgcacgctgtaaatttctagcatatttccgaatttcaatttttaaagttgGATTCGTGCGAGCTTCCTTAAATGTAATTAGATGAGGCTGAAGTtgccaacgttggagtccaacgaaatggtctaaaaaactctcaaataattccagtaaatctccaattttgttccctgccgaatttccaattcgtcatacttcaagccacatcaatgattcgtgaaataaaaaaatcatgaattataaatctttttttcgttaatttcgttgaactcgagcgttgcaaacttcagcgtcgttgtaATTAGATCgttatttcgtttttcgatGGAGGAACATTCGGTGAATCCTTTAAAAAACgcactcgaagaaaaaagtggagaaaagttgtaaaaaaagGCTGACCGAAGAGTGTTTCCGGGACGCGTAACGTTCGTCGAGCGGAGCCTTCTGGATTTCAAATCCACCGGAGATTTAGTGCAGCGAAAATGAAACGAGGAGAATTCGAAACCGATTTCCCCGCCAATAGGATCGTACATTTGAATATTTCCGTATAATAAATTCGGTTAATTATCCTAGCCGGAGTATCGTTTTAAAAGATGGTACATAAGTCGTATCCGGTGCGCGGCGACGACGGGACAAGTTACGCACCGTCGGTGGAGCCGCAACAGTCAAAGATGGGAGGAAC includes the following:
- the LOC122413289 gene encoding zinc finger matrin-type protein 5, with protein sequence MGKRYYCDYCERSFKDDAEARKKHLSSLQHVKNRADHYNLFKEPAIILREESMKSPCKRFINSGECAFGYGCKFSHYSPAEIWHLRHLVAQKNDEKLHRFSGSRYGPNPKEILDEFFRDPVSSDNTEKLDYPTWSVVPELQNCMNLPPSLWPISPETVTDSDFGKWGF